Proteins from one Microcoleus sp. bin38.metabat.b11b12b14.051 genomic window:
- a CDS encoding VanZ family protein produces the protein MKLSKKFWIVACLVYFLIILSIMLVADMGLLVNFSLAHPPYDKVGHFILYGIASFLCHRATGKKMMSLFGYPIPFGPALFTIFTAGEETLQAILPNRTASIEDFLASFAGIIVFYGIGEVWDRKTGK, from the coding sequence ATGAAGTTATCAAAAAAATTCTGGATTGTTGCCTGTCTTGTGTATTTTTTGATTATTCTCAGTATCATGCTAGTGGCAGATATGGGGCTCTTAGTCAACTTTTCTCTCGCTCATCCACCTTATGATAAAGTTGGACATTTTATTTTGTACGGAATTGCATCTTTTTTGTGTCACAGAGCAACTGGTAAAAAAATGATGAGTTTGTTTGGTTATCCAATTCCTTTCGGGCCCGCACTGTTTACTATTTTCACTGCTGGGGAAGAAACGCTGCAAGCTATTTTACCGAATCGTACTGCTAGTATTGAAGATTTTTTAGCTAGTTTTGCCGGAATTATAGTTTTTTATGGGATTGGAGAAGTTTGGGATCGAAAAACAGGAAAGTGA
- a CDS encoding DUF2854 domain-containing protein: MLRKISLASLALVVGGILAAVGFYAYFTDKPTLNLAGFFYGIPLLLGGLALKAAELEPAEFTEPTSDEVLLLRESQATDTQNQVRKDITRFRYGQPAHLDDALERLGLAPTDEERPLLQGLREVDVDGAYGLILEFYSPLMPIETWEEKKAKIATFFGPGLHAEVSPKADDKIELALIKITEA; encoded by the coding sequence ATGTTACGTAAAATTTCTTTAGCAAGCCTAGCCTTAGTTGTGGGCGGTATTTTAGCAGCAGTCGGGTTCTATGCCTACTTCACCGACAAACCTACCCTCAACCTAGCAGGTTTTTTTTATGGGATTCCGCTGTTGCTGGGAGGTTTGGCCCTCAAAGCGGCCGAACTCGAACCGGCGGAGTTCACCGAACCGACTTCTGATGAAGTTCTCCTGCTGAGAGAAAGTCAGGCCACAGATACCCAAAACCAAGTCCGCAAAGATATCACCCGATTTCGCTACGGCCAACCCGCCCACTTAGATGATGCCCTGGAACGCTTGGGCCTAGCCCCCACAGACGAAGAACGCCCTCTCCTCCAAGGGTTGCGGGAAGTTGATGTTGACGGTGCTTATGGGTTAATTCTAGAGTTTTATTCGCCGCTGATGCCGATCGAAACCTGGGAAGAGAAAAAGGCAAAAATAGCTACTTTTTTTGGCCCCGGTTTGCACGCCGAAGTCAGTCCTAAGGCAGATGACAAAATTGAATTGGCTTTAATTAAAATTACTGAAGCTTAA
- a CDS encoding DUF4335 domain-containing protein, giving the protein MEITAKSSPLSRWAGKPVFKSLNFELRLDDPRLPDTQHVTLRGDRQQLETLHEAVSNYVQNFLGESREWESNIEPETSLTAGADLPEIERNAVTFDRPPNTSELATAAPNTTYLPVPPRLEPRGLLAHNLFLGSLSAVESGPEVHLSTLQLFDLATALDDCAAEVMALPNLNRDRSRAKALPWLNIAAMLVAGVGMTAGIVKMLDRPNNSPQTASAPAPAPANPQFTPVPGQPQILAGATPSPVPAPTTSPTTSPVPTPTATATPGLPPLPPPPINTASATPSPSLPPIALAPSPATNKPSPIQQPALLFPPNSSAPAASGSAPALPSGQIITIPDPVPAPPLTTAPQAPATTPYVLPPIPPRLAPAVPPPLPPSLSASRFPVPPPQPFPRRIEPIVPPASTELPALEDAQPQAESPDSNQAAASKKNRTLFDTIPQVSEARTYFEERWKPPEGMEQTLEYSVQIDENGSIQTIVPMGKAAADYIDRTNMPLVGEPFVSAVSRGKNPKIRVVLRPNGRVQTFLEESN; this is encoded by the coding sequence CTGGAAATTACAGCCAAAAGTTCGCCTCTATCTCGCTGGGCGGGCAAACCCGTGTTTAAATCTTTAAATTTCGAGTTGCGGCTCGATGACCCCAGGCTACCAGATACTCAACACGTTACACTCAGGGGCGATCGCCAGCAACTCGAAACCCTCCACGAAGCAGTCAGCAACTACGTCCAAAACTTCCTCGGCGAATCCCGCGAGTGGGAAAGCAATATCGAGCCTGAAACTAGCCTTACGGCGGGCGCCGACTTGCCAGAAATCGAGCGTAATGCCGTTACATTCGATCGACCCCCCAACACCTCCGAACTAGCCACCGCCGCCCCAAACACCACCTACCTGCCAGTTCCCCCGCGCCTAGAACCCCGTGGCTTGCTCGCCCACAACTTGTTTTTAGGCTCATTGAGCGCCGTCGAATCCGGGCCCGAAGTACACCTGAGCACCCTGCAACTGTTTGACTTGGCCACCGCACTAGATGACTGCGCCGCCGAAGTCATGGCCCTCCCCAACCTCAACCGCGATCGCTCCCGGGCGAAAGCATTACCGTGGCTGAATATCGCAGCTATGCTGGTCGCCGGCGTCGGAATGACGGCGGGAATTGTCAAAATGCTCGATCGACCCAACAACTCCCCGCAAACCGCTTCAGCCCCCGCCCCAGCCCCCGCCAACCCACAATTTACCCCCGTACCGGGGCAGCCCCAAATACTTGCAGGCGCCACCCCCAGCCCAGTTCCCGCCCCCACAACATCCCCCACAACATCCCCAGTACCAACACCAACAGCCACAGCCACACCCGGTTTACCCCCCCTACCGCCCCCGCCCATCAACACCGCCAGCGCCACCCCCAGCCCCAGCTTGCCCCCAATCGCCCTAGCCCCAAGCCCAGCCACCAACAAACCCAGCCCCATCCAGCAGCCCGCCCTGCTATTTCCCCCCAACAGCAGCGCACCAGCCGCCTCCGGGAGCGCCCCAGCCCTCCCCAGCGGGCAAATCATCACAATTCCCGATCCCGTTCCGGCCCCGCCGCTAACTACCGCCCCCCAAGCACCCGCAACCACGCCCTACGTGCTGCCCCCCATACCGCCGAGACTAGCTCCCGCCGTACCGCCCCCCCTGCCCCCCTCCCTATCAGCATCCCGATTTCCCGTTCCCCCACCGCAACCATTCCCGCGGCGCATCGAGCCAATTGTCCCCCCTGCGAGTACAGAACTTCCAGCCCTTGAGGACGCTCAACCGCAAGCCGAGTCCCCAGACAGCAACCAAGCAGCAGCCAGCAAAAAAAACCGCACTTTATTTGATACAATTCCTCAGGTTTCCGAAGCAAGAACCTACTTTGAGGAACGCTGGAAGCCACCAGAAGGAATGGAACAAACCTTGGAATACAGCGTGCAGATCGATGAAAACGGCTCAATTCAGACAATTGTGCCCATGGGCAAAGCAGCAGCCGATTATATCGATCGCACTAATATGCCCTTAGTCGGCGAGCCGTTTGTTTCCGCAGTTTCCCGGGGGAAAAACCCGAAAATTCGAGTAGTGTTGAGGCCGAACGGTCGAGTACAAACCTTTTTGGAAGAGAGTAATTGA
- a CDS encoding aldehyde dehydrogenase family protein has translation MVVAAPVQSGSQSIFQARYDNFIGGKWVAPVKGKYSENLSPITGKSICQIPRSSAEDVELALDAAHAAKDKWGKTSPADRARVLHKIADRMEENLDRLAIAETWDNGKPIRETRLADIPLAIDHFRYFASCIRAQEGSIGQLDETTVAYHFHEPLGVIGQIIPWNFPILMAAWKLAPALAAGNCVVLKPAGPTPASILVLMEIIADLVPDGVINVVNGPGAEIGKTLATSPRIAKVAFTGETTTGRLIMQYASQNVIPVTLELGGKSPNIFFEDVCAQDDDFLDKAVEGLVMFAFNQGEVCTCPSRALIQESIYDRFMERAIDRIRKIKQDNPLDPTTALGAQVSVNQMEKIAEYVKIGRAEGAECLIGGERNTLSGDLQDGYYFQPTVFKGNNKMRIFQEEIFGPVLAVTTFKDEAEALEIANDTLYGLGAGVWTRDMNTAYRMGRAVQAGRVWTNCYHLYPAHAAFGGYKSSGIGRENHKMMLDHYQQTKNLLVSYSPKALGFF, from the coding sequence ATGGTAGTAGCAGCACCTGTTCAATCTGGCAGTCAGTCGATTTTTCAAGCTCGTTACGACAACTTTATTGGCGGCAAGTGGGTAGCACCGGTGAAGGGGAAATATTCGGAAAACCTGTCTCCAATTACTGGAAAATCTATTTGTCAAATTCCCCGATCGAGCGCGGAGGATGTAGAATTGGCGCTAGATGCAGCCCACGCGGCAAAAGATAAGTGGGGTAAGACTTCCCCCGCAGACAGGGCGCGGGTATTGCACAAAATAGCCGATCGCATGGAAGAAAACCTCGATCGCCTCGCCATCGCCGAAACCTGGGACAACGGTAAACCAATTCGCGAAACCAGACTAGCAGATATCCCACTGGCGATCGACCATTTCCGCTACTTCGCAAGCTGCATTCGAGCTCAAGAAGGGTCGATCGGTCAACTCGACGAAACCACCGTCGCCTACCACTTCCACGAACCCCTAGGCGTCATCGGACAAATCATCCCCTGGAACTTCCCGATATTAATGGCCGCCTGGAAACTCGCCCCAGCCCTAGCCGCCGGAAACTGCGTTGTCCTCAAACCCGCAGGGCCAACCCCCGCCTCAATTCTAGTGTTGATGGAAATCATCGCCGACTTAGTACCGGATGGCGTCATCAACGTCGTCAACGGGCCGGGCGCCGAAATCGGCAAAACCCTCGCTACCAGCCCCCGGATTGCGAAAGTAGCCTTCACAGGCGAAACAACTACGGGCCGGCTGATCATGCAGTACGCCTCCCAAAACGTCATCCCCGTCACCCTAGAATTAGGCGGAAAATCCCCGAACATTTTCTTTGAGGATGTCTGCGCCCAAGATGACGATTTTCTCGACAAAGCTGTCGAAGGATTGGTGATGTTTGCTTTCAATCAAGGCGAAGTTTGCACTTGTCCCTCGCGGGCGTTAATTCAAGAGTCGATTTACGATCGATTTATGGAAAGGGCGATCGATCGCATCCGCAAAATCAAACAAGACAACCCCCTAGATCCGACAACCGCCCTAGGCGCGCAAGTCTCCGTCAACCAGATGGAAAAAATCGCCGAATACGTCAAAATCGGCCGCGCCGAAGGCGCAGAATGCCTGATTGGTGGCGAAAGAAACACGTTATCCGGCGACTTACAAGACGGCTATTATTTCCAGCCGACAGTCTTCAAAGGAAACAACAAAATGCGAATTTTCCAAGAAGAAATCTTCGGCCCAGTATTAGCAGTCACCACCTTCAAAGACGAAGCCGAAGCCTTAGAAATTGCTAACGATACCCTCTACGGCTTAGGCGCCGGAGTTTGGACGCGCGACATGAACACCGCCTACCGCATGGGCCGCGCCGTTCAAGCAGGCCGCGTCTGGACAAACTGCTATCATTTGTATCCCGCCCACGCAGCCTTCGGTGGCTACAAATCATCCGGTATCGGCCGCGAAAACCACAAAATGATGTTGGATCACTATCAGCAAACTAAGAATTTGTTGGTCAGCTACAGCCCCAAAGCTTTAGGTTTCTTCTAA
- a CDS encoding ATP-binding protein, which yields MAKILTIADAATLEVVQELLEREGHQIEVAPDARDGFDLAAEFFPDVIICDGTSLQINWLEVCRLLGGDRELGTAYFLLLTTPEQLAEVEEFDGLVDDFLFKPIVKQELLARVRAGLRGRDLRVELALAQQEFQRSRDRILENEKMSNLGELVSGIAHEINNPITFIYSNLTHVQSYATDLIELLRLYQKELVSPGEEIIQKQQDMDVEFVLDDLLKIVSSMRTGSDRIRQIILSVQDFSRSDRSGWQLFDISDGLENTLLLLQHRLPAREGRRDIKVMKEYGNLPQVECYAGQLNQAFVNIINHAIDALEESSQELNESESVKFKPVIFISTQVIDSQRIAIEIADNDLASSEDITGFFSDSFLMETPAERSSPLGLAVSYQIIVDRHKGELKCFSEPGKGTKFRIEIPLRHS from the coding sequence ATGGCAAAGATTCTGACGATCGCGGATGCTGCGACTTTGGAAGTCGTGCAAGAGTTACTGGAGCGGGAGGGACATCAGATCGAAGTCGCTCCCGATGCTAGGGACGGTTTTGATTTGGCGGCGGAATTTTTTCCCGATGTGATAATTTGCGACGGGACTTCCCTGCAAATCAATTGGTTGGAGGTGTGCCGGCTGCTTGGGGGCGATAGAGAATTGGGTACAGCTTATTTTCTGCTGCTGACAACACCCGAGCAACTTGCAGAAGTTGAAGAATTCGACGGGCTGGTGGACGATTTTTTGTTTAAACCGATAGTTAAGCAGGAATTGTTGGCGCGGGTGCGTGCAGGTTTGCGGGGGCGCGATTTGAGGGTAGAGCTTGCTTTAGCTCAGCAAGAATTTCAACGATCGCGCGATCGTATTCTGGAAAATGAAAAGATGTCTAACCTGGGCGAATTGGTATCTGGTATCGCCCACGAAATTAACAACCCAATTACTTTTATTTACAGCAATCTCACTCACGTCCAAAGTTACGCCACCGATTTGATTGAACTGCTGCGATTGTATCAAAAAGAACTCGTCAGCCCTGGAGAGGAAATTATCCAAAAACAGCAAGATATGGATGTAGAATTCGTACTTGATGATTTGTTGAAAATTGTGAGTTCCATGCGTACCGGGAGCGATCGCATCCGGCAAATAATCTTGTCTGTACAGGATTTTTCCCGCAGCGATCGATCGGGCTGGCAGTTATTCGATATTTCCGACGGTTTAGAAAATACCCTGTTGTTGTTGCAGCACCGCTTGCCGGCGCGCGAGGGGCGGCGGGATATCAAGGTGATGAAGGAGTACGGGAATTTACCGCAAGTTGAGTGTTACGCGGGTCAGCTAAATCAAGCTTTTGTGAATATTATCAATCACGCGATCGATGCTTTGGAAGAGTCGAGTCAAGAGTTGAATGAGTCGGAGTCCGTTAAATTTAAACCTGTGATTTTCATTAGCACTCAAGTCATCGATTCTCAGCGGATTGCTATTGAAATTGCTGATAACGATCTAGCAAGCAGCGAAGATATCACAGGTTTCTTTTCCGATTCATTTTTGATGGAGACTCCAGCAGAACGCAGCAGCCCTTTGGGACTTGCTGTGAGCTATCAAATAATTGTCGATCGGCATAAAGGAGAGTTAAAGTGTTTTTCGGAACCGGGGAAAGGAACTAAGTTTAGGATAGAGATTCCTTTGCGGCACAGTTGA
- a CDS encoding DUF3038 domain-containing protein → MRSTVKPSAPTNETGPSPNWEELTQKAPEPTQLDNIKAQLDLVLLALEALAEIGSEAMLKVAAELNLEPMVADRVALWRLRQSNPLRKGQGGRKKLDVEEARSLVLISCNLAKQHQALIRRAVALLEQMAEQNREPHTVALLGDYIDRFSNTYADRMEDAETLSAKELTNLALKLLIDLLFYSSPGGHRRLWLALLDRAKN, encoded by the coding sequence ATGCGCTCGACAGTAAAGCCCTCCGCTCCCACAAATGAAACGGGCCCATCTCCCAACTGGGAAGAATTGACCCAAAAAGCACCAGAACCTACCCAGTTGGACAACATTAAAGCCCAACTGGATTTAGTGCTGCTAGCTCTAGAAGCGCTGGCAGAAATTGGCTCAGAGGCGATGCTCAAGGTAGCAGCCGAACTGAATTTAGAGCCAATGGTAGCCGATCGCGTCGCTTTGTGGCGGCTGCGCCAATCGAACCCGCTACGGAAAGGCCAGGGAGGGCGGAAAAAACTGGATGTAGAGGAAGCGCGATCGCTGGTTTTGATAAGCTGTAATTTAGCAAAACAGCACCAAGCTTTAATCCGCCGCGCCGTGGCTTTGCTGGAACAAATGGCCGAGCAAAACCGCGAACCTCACACAGTCGCTTTGTTGGGAGACTATATTGATAGGTTCAGCAACACCTATGCCGATCGCATGGAAGATGCAGAAACTTTATCGGCAAAAGAACTAACTAATTTAGCCCTGAAACTCCTGATCGATTTGCTATTTTACAGCAGTCCCGGCGGCCACAGGCGCCTCTGGCTGGCTCTCCTAGACCGTGCTAAGAATTAA
- a CDS encoding DUF779 domain-containing protein encodes MIYAKNLITSKMETIPKVTATEAALKLIDYLKTEHGELMFHQSGGCCDGSSPMCYPNGELIVGDGDVLLGKIGGCPFYIAAQQYQHWQHTQLILDVVSGPGGSDFSLEGPEGERFITRSRLFSEIKQSAI; translated from the coding sequence ATGATTTATGCAAAAAATCTCATCACTTCTAAAATGGAAACAATCCCTAAAGTCACAGCCACAGAAGCCGCTTTAAAACTCATAGACTATCTCAAAACCGAGCACGGAGAATTGATGTTTCATCAATCCGGCGGGTGTTGCGATGGTAGTTCTCCCATGTGCTATCCTAACGGAGAATTGATAGTTGGTGATGGCGATGTATTGCTGGGAAAAATAGGTGGTTGTCCTTTTTATATTGCAGCACAGCAATACCAACATTGGCAGCACACGCAGTTAATCCTAGACGTGGTATCGGGGCCCGGAGGCAGCGATTTTTCTCTGGAAGGGCCCGAGGGAGAGCGTTTTATTACTCGTTCTCGCTTGTTTTCTGAAATCAAACAATCTGCGATTTAG
- a CDS encoding endonuclease MutS2, translated as MIQAETLELLEWPRLCQHLATFAATKLGVAAALDLQIPATQAHTAELLAQTEEAYQLESRAGGALSFEGIQDISQALQRAEIQGLLGCEELLAIATTLAGARQLRRIIDSAPDVPTLKELASQLRTYPEIEQEIHRCIDDRAQVADRATPKLGGIRVQMRQLRDRIYQILQGILQRQSNAVQEQVITQRSSRFVIPVKAPQKDAIPGIVHDSSASGATLYIEPHNTVNLNNQMRQLLRQEQAEEEAVRRALTEQVAAVKPDLDRLVVVVTTLDLAAAKARYGYWLEANPPKFIELGEPESAPKNTEKLDEQPADEEPAAESEVLIRNLRSPITLRQLRHPLLVWQQKHEQGFAVVPVDLTIRPEIRVVAITGPNTGGKTVTLKTLGLAALMAKAGMFIAAREPVELPWFDNILADIGDEQSLQQSLSTFSGHIRRISRILEVLANKGEGEGEGEKAAEREVKKAEETSQFPIPNSPSPIPNPQFPIPNFPSPISHPQFPIPNAQCPMPHAPCPMPKSLVLLDEVGAGTDPSEGSALAIALLQYLAQHSLLTIATTHFGELKALKYQDARFENASVEFDDSSMQPTYRLLWGIPGRSNALTIAKRLGLLASIVEEAQTHVGGASADVNQVIAGLEAQRRRQETKAREATQLLHQTEKLHKEVSQKAAALQERERELKIAQEVAVNEAIGTAKSEIAQIIRRLQAGDKTAQNAQQATETLNQISEKHLPSRKQPAKPKPGFMPKTGDRIRIPSLGQTAEVLSGPDANEELSVRFGIMKMSVKLAEIESLDGEKPETKAQLAKVAAAQAAAAAKAKQAATEPAKPNPEIAIRTANNSIDLRGARVSDAEIEIDRALSKAVEYGALWIIHGKGTGQLRRGVHEFLATHPQVSRFELASQKEGGGGVTLVYLK; from the coding sequence TTGATTCAAGCCGAAACACTAGAACTATTAGAATGGCCGCGCCTGTGTCAGCACTTGGCTACCTTCGCAGCTACTAAACTTGGCGTCGCCGCCGCCCTAGACCTCCAAATCCCCGCAACTCAAGCTCACACAGCGGAACTTTTAGCCCAAACTGAAGAAGCTTACCAGTTAGAAAGCCGTGCTGGCGGTGCTTTGAGTTTTGAAGGCATCCAAGACATCAGCCAGGCCCTGCAACGAGCCGAGATCCAAGGTTTGCTCGGCTGCGAAGAATTGTTAGCCATTGCTACTACCCTCGCCGGAGCAAGGCAATTGCGCCGGATAATTGACTCTGCGCCCGATGTCCCGACGCTCAAAGAACTGGCGTCCCAATTGCGGACTTATCCCGAAATCGAGCAAGAAATCCATCGCTGTATAGACGATCGCGCTCAAGTAGCCGATCGAGCTACTCCTAAATTAGGAGGAATTAGAGTCCAAATGCGGCAGTTGCGCGATCGCATTTATCAAATCTTGCAAGGGATTTTGCAGCGCCAATCCAACGCCGTCCAAGAACAGGTAATTACCCAAAGAAGCTCGCGCTTTGTGATTCCGGTAAAAGCTCCCCAAAAAGATGCCATACCGGGCATTGTGCACGACTCTTCCGCCAGCGGCGCGACACTGTATATAGAACCGCACAACACAGTCAATCTTAACAACCAAATGCGGCAGTTGCTCCGGCAAGAACAAGCCGAAGAAGAAGCAGTCCGTCGCGCCCTCACCGAGCAAGTCGCAGCAGTCAAACCAGATTTAGACAGATTGGTGGTGGTAGTAACAACTTTAGATTTAGCCGCAGCTAAAGCGCGCTACGGTTATTGGCTGGAAGCAAACCCGCCGAAATTTATCGAATTGGGAGAGCCAGAATCAGCACCAAAAAATACAGAAAAATTAGACGAGCAACCAGCAGATGAGGAACCAGCAGCAGAGAGCGAAGTATTAATTCGCAATTTGCGATCGCCAATTACCCTCCGTCAATTGCGCCATCCTTTATTAGTTTGGCAGCAAAAACACGAGCAAGGCTTTGCAGTCGTGCCGGTCGATTTAACCATCAGACCAGAGATTCGCGTCGTCGCCATCACCGGCCCCAACACCGGCGGCAAAACTGTCACCCTAAAAACCTTGGGATTAGCTGCTTTAATGGCAAAAGCCGGAATGTTTATTGCCGCCCGCGAGCCAGTAGAATTGCCTTGGTTCGACAACATTCTTGCTGATATTGGTGACGAACAATCTTTGCAGCAAAGTTTGTCTACTTTCTCCGGTCACATCCGCCGCATCAGCCGCATTTTAGAAGTTTTGGCAAATAAAGGAGAAGGAGAAGGGGAAGGAGAAAAAGCAGCCGAAAGAGAAGTAAAAAAAGCAGAAGAAACATCCCAATTCCCAATCCCCAATTCCCCATCCCCAATTCCCAATCCCCAATTTCCCATCCCCAATTTCCCATCCCCAATTTCCCATCCCCAATTCCCCATCCCCAATGCCCAATGCCCGATGCCCCATGCCCCATGCCCCATGCCCAAATCTTTAGTTTTGTTAGACGAAGTAGGAGCCGGAACAGACCCATCTGAAGGCAGTGCATTGGCGATCGCCCTTTTGCAATATCTCGCCCAACATTCCCTATTAACAATTGCAACTACCCACTTTGGCGAACTCAAAGCCCTCAAATATCAAGACGCCCGCTTTGAAAATGCCTCAGTAGAATTTGACGACAGTTCCATGCAGCCAACCTATCGCTTGCTGTGGGGAATTCCCGGACGTTCCAACGCCCTAACTATTGCTAAAAGACTCGGTTTGCTAGCATCCATAGTCGAAGAAGCTCAAACCCATGTCGGAGGTGCTTCGGCCGATGTCAATCAAGTGATCGCAGGACTCGAAGCCCAGCGCCGGAGACAGGAAACCAAAGCCCGCGAAGCAACTCAACTGCTGCACCAAACCGAAAAACTGCACAAGGAAGTTTCTCAAAAAGCAGCGGCTTTGCAAGAGCGGGAACGAGAACTAAAAATTGCTCAGGAAGTGGCAGTAAATGAGGCGATAGGCACAGCAAAATCAGAAATTGCTCAAATCATTCGGCGGTTACAGGCGGGGGATAAAACTGCTCAAAATGCCCAACAGGCAACAGAAACATTAAATCAAATTTCCGAAAAACATTTGCCCTCTCGGAAACAACCGGCGAAGCCCAAACCGGGTTTTATGCCGAAAACGGGCGATCGCATCCGCATTCCCAGCCTGGGCCAAACCGCCGAAGTCCTCAGCGGGCCAGATGCTAACGAAGAGTTGAGCGTGCGGTTTGGGATTATGAAAATGAGTGTAAAACTGGCAGAAATTGAATCCCTAGACGGTGAAAAACCGGAAACCAAAGCTCAATTAGCCAAAGTTGCAGCCGCCCAAGCAGCCGCCGCAGCCAAAGCCAAGCAAGCAGCGACGGAACCGGCAAAACCCAATCCTGAAATTGCCATTCGCACTGCTAATAATTCGATCGACCTCCGGGGTGCGAGAGTCTCCGACGCCGAAATCGAAATCGACAGAGCTCTGTCCAAAGCCGTCGAATACGGTGCGCTGTGGATAATTCACGGTAAAGGTACCGGACAGTTGCGGCGCGGAGTTCACGAATTCCTCGCTACTCACCCGCAGGTTTCTCGCTTCGAGCTCGCCAGTCAAAAAGAAGGAGGTGGAGGCGTGACGTTGGTTTATCTCAAATAA
- a CDS encoding nucleoside hydrolase has translation MSKKLVLMDHDGAVDDYLSVVLLMTMEEVETLGVIVTPADCYIQPAVSATRKILDLMGRSQVPVAASTVRGLNPFPVLFRRDSFACDRLPILNEQATVDTPLVSEPGQNFMVRVLRDATEPVTLMVTGPLTTVAQALDIAPEIEGKIQEIVWMGGALNVPGNVSKDMEPGQDMSAEWNAYWDPIAIERIWQTQIPIVMCPLDITNNVPLTVEFSNRLARQRQYPISDLAGQCYALAISQDYYFWDILATAYLAHPEFYELREWETAIVTEGISQGRTKIQNGGRKIQAMDRVDTEKFYNYILQQWAR, from the coding sequence ATGTCGAAAAAGCTGGTACTAATGGATCACGACGGTGCAGTTGACGATTATCTCTCAGTCGTGTTGCTGATGACTATGGAGGAAGTGGAAACTCTCGGAGTAATTGTGACTCCTGCTGACTGCTACATTCAACCTGCGGTGAGTGCAACGCGCAAAATCCTGGATTTGATGGGGCGTTCACAGGTGCCGGTGGCGGCGAGTACGGTGCGGGGACTCAATCCTTTTCCGGTGTTGTTTCGGCGAGATTCCTTTGCGTGCGATCGACTTCCCATTCTAAATGAACAAGCAACCGTTGACACGCCGTTAGTATCAGAACCCGGACAAAACTTTATGGTGCGAGTTTTGCGGGATGCAACCGAACCGGTCACATTAATGGTAACGGGGCCGTTAACAACGGTAGCCCAAGCTTTAGATATCGCGCCAGAAATTGAAGGCAAAATTCAAGAGATTGTCTGGATGGGAGGCGCACTTAACGTTCCCGGCAATGTTAGCAAAGATATGGAACCGGGACAAGATATGTCGGCGGAATGGAATGCTTACTGGGACCCGATCGCGATCGAGCGAATTTGGCAAACACAAATTCCGATTGTGATGTGTCCTTTAGATATCACCAACAACGTACCGCTGACTGTGGAATTTTCCAATCGCTTAGCCAGACAGCGCCAATATCCAATCTCCGACTTGGCCGGACAGTGTTATGCCCTAGCAATATCTCAAGATTACTATTTCTGGGATATTTTGGCAACCGCTTACTTAGCGCACCCAGAATTTTACGAACTGCGAGAATGGGAAACCGCAATTGTTACCGAAGGTATCAGTCAAGGACGGACAAAAATTCAAAATGGAGGTCGAAAAATCCAAGCAATGGATCGAGTAGATACGGAAAAGTTTTACAATTATATATTGCAACAGTGGGCGCGTTAA
- a CDS encoding tetratricopeptide repeat protein produces MLKQLTKNLFLTAAASSLLTVAPVSATNSVSAKPAESPANNSLVQNTGANEYFQQGFNLAVQDDKAGAEAAFRRAIQIDPNFAEAYANLGSLLANQNKLEEAASNLQNAIRLKPNTAEFHYMFGQVLYAQNKMSEAVESVKKARDLFRNQGKAQEANSLEQVLRNMKK; encoded by the coding sequence ATGCTAAAACAACTTACAAAAAATCTATTTTTAACTGCCGCAGCCTCCAGCCTGTTGACAGTCGCTCCAGTTTCTGCCACTAATTCTGTATCGGCAAAGCCCGCAGAATCACCAGCAAATAATAGTTTAGTTCAAAACACCGGAGCCAACGAATATTTCCAGCAAGGCTTCAATTTAGCCGTACAAGATGATAAAGCAGGTGCGGAAGCAGCCTTTCGCAGAGCAATTCAAATAGACCCCAATTTTGCCGAAGCCTACGCCAACTTGGGCAGCCTTCTCGCCAATCAAAACAAACTAGAAGAAGCAGCTTCCAATCTTCAAAACGCAATTCGCCTCAAACCAAACACCGCAGAATTTCACTATATGTTCGGACAAGTCCTCTACGCACAAAATAAAATGTCAGAGGCAGTAGAATCAGTAAAAAAAGCCAGAGATTTATTCCGAAACCAAGGAAAAGCCCAAGAAGCAAACTCACTCGAACAAGTGCTCAGAAACATGAAAAAATAA